In a genomic window of uncultured Flavobacterium sp.:
- a CDS encoding formimidoylglutamase, with product MEKVIPFTVNDLAKVTNHRSGEIKFGEKMIVIPKGVDKLKFLKESEAKYVLLGIPEDIGIRANFGRPGAASAWESAIKSIANIQHNRFSKGSQIIVLGQINVTEEMRDVENLDFNDIDDRSKLSQLVEKIDKEVSHIIFTIVKAGKTPIIIGGGHNNAYGNIKGSALAKGKPINAINFDAHSDFRILEGRHSGNGFSYAYEEGFLKRYFIFGLHENYTSKSVLDIIKKLEDRVRYNTYDSVNIRKEKDFSREMALALEFIRTDSFGIEIDLDAIPNIASSAMTISGFSVEELRQFISFFGQHRNATYLHICEGAPDLADSPNNNLIGKLIGYLVTDFIKANNEKE from the coding sequence ATGGAGAAAGTAATTCCTTTTACTGTAAATGATTTAGCAAAAGTCACAAATCACCGAAGTGGTGAAATAAAATTTGGAGAGAAAATGATTGTTATTCCGAAAGGAGTAGACAAACTCAAGTTCTTAAAAGAAAGTGAAGCTAAATATGTGCTTTTGGGAATCCCCGAAGACATTGGCATACGCGCTAACTTCGGTAGACCCGGAGCGGCCTCTGCATGGGAAAGCGCCATTAAAAGCATTGCCAACATTCAGCACAATCGTTTTTCAAAAGGCAGCCAAATTATTGTTTTAGGACAAATTAATGTTACTGAAGAAATGCGAGATGTCGAAAATCTTGATTTCAACGACATTGATGATCGATCAAAACTAAGCCAGTTAGTAGAAAAAATTGACAAAGAAGTTTCGCACATTATTTTTACCATTGTAAAAGCAGGGAAAACTCCTATAATTATTGGCGGAGGTCATAATAATGCTTACGGAAATATAAAAGGTTCGGCTCTGGCCAAAGGAAAACCAATAAACGCGATTAATTTTGATGCTCATTCAGATTTTAGAATTCTCGAAGGACGTCACAGCGGAAATGGTTTCTCATATGCCTACGAAGAAGGATTCCTGAAAAGGTATTTCATTTTTGGTTTACACGAAAATTACACTTCAAAAAGTGTCCTGGATATTATCAAAAAACTTGAAGATCGTGTTCGCTACAATACTTATGACAGCGTCAATATCCGCAAGGAGAAAGATTTTAGCAGAGAAATGGCTTTGGCTTTAGAATTTATCAGAACAGATTCTTTTGGGATCGAAATTGATTTAGATGCTATTCCAAACATTGCCAGCAGCGCCATGACAATCAGCGGATTTTCGGTTGAAGAATTAAGGCAGTTTATATCGTTTTTCGGACAGCACAGAAATGCTACTTATTTGCATATTTGCGAAGGAGCACCAGATCTTGCCGATTCTCCAAACAATAATCTAATTGGTAAATTAATTGGTTATTTAGTGACTGATTTTATTAAAGCCAATAACGAAAAAGAATAA
- a CDS encoding dicarboxylate/amino acid:cation symporter, whose translation MQVTETKKKSFLSGLTGQIIVAMILGAALGIILHNSISPEAAQSFSAKIKMLATIFIRLVQMIISPLVFTTLVVGIAKLGDIKTVGRVGGKALGWFFTASFISLLIGLFYVNILEPGVGIKLHVDMAAASEVTGKTTSLTFENFVEHIVPKSIFEAMATNEILQIVIFSIFFGLAAASLGSTVKPVINALDKASHIVLKMVNYVMNFAPIGVFGAIAGVFAIRDAEELLITYFKFFGSFLIGISTLWLVLIAVGYIFLKGRMTELLRRIIGPLAIAFGTTSSEAVFPKLTEELEDFGVKDKIVSFMLPLGYSFNLDGSMMYMTFASIFIAQFYGVHLDLGTQMVMLLVLMLTSKGIAGVPRASLVVVAATCGMFKIPVEGIALILPIDHFCDMFRSATNVLGNALATSVVGQWEDDKESETATENV comes from the coding sequence ATGCAAGTTACAGAAACCAAAAAAAAATCATTTCTTTCAGGATTAACAGGGCAAATTATAGTTGCAATGATTCTTGGAGCAGCTTTAGGAATTATATTGCACAATTCGATTTCGCCAGAAGCGGCACAATCGTTTAGTGCTAAAATAAAAATGCTTGCTACCATTTTTATCCGATTGGTACAAATGATTATTTCTCCTTTAGTTTTTACCACTTTAGTAGTTGGAATCGCTAAATTAGGAGATATAAAAACAGTTGGAAGAGTAGGAGGAAAAGCTTTAGGATGGTTTTTTACAGCTTCTTTTATATCATTATTAATAGGATTGTTTTACGTTAATATTTTAGAACCGGGAGTAGGTATTAAATTGCATGTTGATATGGCAGCTGCTTCTGAAGTAACAGGTAAAACAACATCACTAACTTTTGAAAATTTTGTTGAGCATATTGTTCCTAAAAGTATTTTTGAAGCAATGGCAACTAATGAGATTCTGCAAATTGTGATATTTTCAATCTTTTTTGGATTAGCAGCAGCTTCATTAGGCAGTACAGTAAAACCAGTTATAAATGCTTTGGATAAAGCATCACATATCGTTTTGAAAATGGTAAATTATGTAATGAACTTTGCTCCAATTGGAGTTTTTGGTGCCATTGCAGGAGTATTTGCTATTAGAGATGCAGAGGAATTGCTAATTACTTATTTTAAATTTTTCGGATCGTTCTTAATCGGAATAAGCACTTTGTGGTTAGTTTTGATTGCAGTGGGTTATATTTTCTTAAAAGGAAGAATGACTGAATTGTTAAGACGCATTATTGGACCATTGGCAATTGCTTTTGGAACAACCAGTAGTGAAGCCGTTTTTCCAAAATTAACAGAAGAGTTGGAAGACTTTGGAGTAAAAGATAAAATTGTATCTTTTATGTTGCCGCTTGGATATTCATTTAATTTGGACGGGAGTATGATGTACATGACTTTTGCCAGTATTTTTATCGCCCAGTTTTATGGTGTGCATTTAGATTTAGGTACACAAATGGTAATGCTTTTGGTTTTAATGCTTACCAGTAAAGGAATTGCCGGTGTGCCAAGAGCAAGTTTGGTAGTCGTAGCAGCGACTTGCGGAATGTTTAAGATTCCTGTAGAAGGAATTGCTTTAATCTTGCCAATTGATCATTTTTGTGATATGTTTAGAAGTGCTACAAATGTATTAGGGAATGCTTTGGCAACTTCTGTTGTTGGACAATGGGAGGATGATAAAGAATCTGAAACTGCTACTGAAAACGTATAA
- a CDS encoding UDP-2,3-diacylglucosamine diphosphatase — translation MKKRNVELVILSDVHLGTYGSHAKELNNYLSSIKPKTLVLNGDIIDAWQFRKSYFPKAHLRVIQRIIGMASKGTKVYYITGNHDEILRKFSDMNMGNFALVDKLVLELDDKKAWIFHGDVFDASVQHSKWIAKLGGLGYDYLILTNRFANWCLAKLGREPYSFSKKIKASVKKAVKFISDFETTATDLAIEKNYDYVICGHIHEPKIITKENKHGSTLYLNSGDWVENLTALEYHKKRWKLYSYAESNFTEEENLFEMEDILSSQLISSIILNK, via the coding sequence TTGAAAAAACGAAATGTCGAATTGGTCATCCTTTCAGATGTCCATTTGGGAACTTACGGAAGTCACGCTAAAGAATTAAACAACTATCTATCAAGCATTAAACCAAAAACATTAGTCTTAAATGGCGATATTATTGATGCTTGGCAATTTAGAAAATCCTATTTCCCAAAAGCGCACTTAAGAGTCATTCAACGCATTATCGGGATGGCATCTAAGGGCACAAAAGTGTATTATATTACTGGAAACCACGATGAAATTCTTCGAAAATTCAGTGATATGAATATGGGTAATTTTGCTTTGGTTGATAAATTAGTTTTAGAATTGGACGACAAAAAGGCATGGATTTTTCATGGAGACGTTTTTGATGCTTCTGTTCAACACTCAAAATGGATTGCAAAATTGGGCGGTTTAGGTTATGATTATTTAATACTTACCAATCGTTTTGCAAATTGGTGTTTGGCTAAACTAGGAAGAGAGCCTTACTCGTTTTCTAAAAAAATAAAAGCCAGCGTAAAAAAAGCCGTAAAATTCATTTCAGATTTTGAAACTACCGCTACAGATCTGGCCATAGAAAAAAATTATGATTATGTAATTTGCGGACATATCCACGAACCAAAAATCATTACTAAAGAAAACAAACACGGCTCTACTTTATATCTAAATTCAGGCGACTGGGTTGAAAATTTAACTGCATTAGAATACCACAAAAAACGCTGGAAATTGTATTCGTATGCCGAAAGCAATTTTACAGAAGAAGAAAATCTTTTTGAAATGGAAGATATTTTGAGTTCTCAATTAATCTCTTCAATTATCCTAAACAAATAA
- a CDS encoding DEAD/DEAH box helicase: MLFEDLSLSKSIQKAVFEEGYLNPTPIQEQSIPIVLSGRDLIGCAQTGTGKTAAFAIPIIHQLHRIVGSTKKAKQIRALIVTPTRELAVQIGQSFDTYAKYTNLTQLTIFGGVSQNPQVDTLKKGVDILVATPGRLLDLQKQGFLDLDHLHTLVLDEADQMLDMGFINDVKKIVKLTPKNRQTLLFSATMPIAIRELAEMFLKDPAKVEVSPVSSTAETVEQRVYFVEKTEKRNLLYHLIKNEDLSNVLVFSRTKHGADNVVKALRKKDIPAEAIHGDKSQNARQRVLDAFKNKEVGVLVATDIAARGIDIDQLPFVINFDLPNIPETYVHRIGRTGRAGNGGVAISFCGKDEEPYWKDIQKLIKVDVKTITDHPYQWHSGSPDAAAEKPKNSNRSGGAHKSRKSNASKQNKKRWY, translated from the coding sequence ATGTTATTCGAAGATTTATCACTTTCAAAAAGTATACAAAAAGCCGTATTTGAAGAAGGCTACCTAAATCCTACTCCTATTCAGGAACAATCTATTCCAATTGTTCTGTCAGGAAGAGATTTAATTGGCTGTGCACAAACAGGTACGGGAAAAACGGCAGCTTTTGCCATTCCAATCATACATCAATTACACCGAATTGTTGGCTCAACTAAAAAAGCAAAACAAATTCGTGCTCTTATAGTAACTCCTACACGTGAATTAGCGGTACAAATTGGTCAAAGTTTTGACACTTATGCAAAATATACCAACTTAACACAGCTGACTATCTTTGGAGGAGTTTCGCAAAATCCACAAGTAGATACGCTAAAAAAAGGTGTCGATATTCTGGTAGCAACTCCTGGAAGATTACTTGATTTACAAAAACAAGGTTTTCTTGATTTAGATCATTTACATACTTTGGTTCTGGATGAAGCTGATCAAATGCTGGATATGGGTTTTATAAACGATGTAAAAAAGATCGTAAAACTAACTCCTAAAAACCGTCAAACATTATTGTTTTCAGCTACAATGCCAATTGCAATTCGTGAATTGGCCGAAATGTTCCTGAAAGATCCTGCTAAAGTAGAAGTTTCGCCTGTATCGTCAACTGCTGAAACTGTAGAGCAGCGCGTTTATTTTGTTGAAAAAACAGAGAAAAGAAATTTATTATATCATTTAATAAAAAACGAAGATTTATCTAATGTATTGGTGTTTTCAAGAACCAAACATGGTGCAGATAATGTTGTAAAAGCACTTCGTAAAAAAGATATTCCGGCAGAAGCAATTCACGGAGACAAATCTCAAAATGCAAGACAACGCGTTTTAGACGCTTTCAAAAACAAAGAAGTTGGTGTTCTTGTAGCTACAGATATTGCTGCCAGAGGTATTGATATTGACCAATTGCCATTTGTAATTAACTTTGATTTACCAAATATTCCTGAAACTTATGTTCATAGAATTGGACGTACAGGGCGCGCCGGAAACGGAGGCGTTGCAATTTCATTTTGTGGTAAAGATGAAGAACCTTACTGGAAAGATATTCAAAAATTAATAAAAGTTGATGTAAAGACTATCACAGATCATCCGTATCAATGGCACTCCGGAAGTCCTGATGCAGCCGCAGAGAAACCTAAAAACTCAAACCGAAGCGGTGGTGCTCACAAATCGAGAAAGTCAAATGCTTCTAAACAAAATAAAAAACGCTGGTACTAA
- a CDS encoding response regulator gives MPQIRIFLLLVLLLNCFNNSAIGQSKPISEGKTDKLVKEALTNFRESNFEKSLIISRAALNSATNVKNSSLISRSYTIIAANYNELGEIDKAIFFYNKSLYYANKTNNDSIKYNLYNNLGNVYCFEKKQFNKGIDYYKKSIAYGLKINDLNQVYFTNVNIAWAYFDINKYDEGYLFLKYINTNRKKYGDKSTDAIVNMLNGMYSGYHHDYEAANEFFLKAIEAGKKTDEKSDLAYAHLEYSKFLNKIDEPREAYKNLTSYNKITEELYNEEKLKRASIAGFSLELDEYKRQIDKIENEKVEQYHSLKKSRIIVILFILISLILLFLIITLVKNIRFKKKHNLELLKAKEIAEEASLLKTQFISTISHELRTPLYGVVGITNMLLEEHKELSQSQHLSALKFSARYLLSLVNDILQINKIEENKVVLETLTFNISDEITMIKNSLSFLSQKNNNKINVSIDPNIPEYLIGDKLRLAQILMNLVSNALKFTKDGEVEIVVNLDRIERKLYFLDFLIKDNGVGIAAVDQGKIFEKFVQVGRKDEDYQGTGLGLSIVKKLLGLFGSSISLVSDIGEGTSFSFVIPFEYDPEKTKSIIEEIEVDLTSNEVFKILIVEDNLINQLVTKKIIEKNNYICKVVDDGFGALKILENETFDLILMDINMPLMNGFETTKRIRLQGIKTPIVALTAFDKDEIAEEAISSGINDIIIKPFEPVKLFKIINYLISEVKNTGQDHTSIKKQHGFH, from the coding sequence ATGCCCCAGATACGGATTTTTTTACTTTTAGTACTGCTGTTGAATTGTTTTAATAATTCAGCAATTGGACAATCTAAACCTATATCTGAAGGAAAAACCGATAAGCTTGTAAAAGAAGCATTGACCAATTTTAGAGAGTCAAATTTCGAAAAATCATTAATTATATCCAGAGCTGCATTAAACTCAGCAACAAATGTTAAAAATTCATCTTTAATTTCCCGTTCCTATACTATTATTGCGGCTAATTACAATGAATTAGGTGAAATTGATAAAGCAATTTTCTTCTATAATAAAAGTTTGTATTATGCTAATAAGACAAACAATGATTCTATAAAATATAATCTTTACAATAACTTAGGAAATGTATATTGTTTTGAAAAAAAGCAATTTAACAAAGGAATTGACTATTATAAAAAATCAATAGCATACGGCCTGAAAATTAATGATTTAAATCAAGTTTATTTTACAAACGTAAATATTGCATGGGCTTATTTTGATATTAATAAATATGACGAAGGATATCTTTTCCTGAAATATATAAATACTAATAGAAAAAAATACGGAGACAAATCAACTGATGCCATAGTAAATATGCTTAATGGTATGTATTCAGGTTATCACCATGATTATGAAGCTGCAAATGAATTTTTTCTAAAAGCTATCGAGGCAGGAAAAAAGACTGACGAAAAATCAGATTTGGCATATGCGCATTTAGAGTACTCGAAGTTTTTGAATAAGATTGATGAACCCAGAGAAGCGTATAAAAACCTTACTTCCTACAATAAAATTACTGAAGAGTTATATAATGAAGAAAAACTTAAAAGAGCTTCTATTGCTGGATTTAGCCTCGAATTAGACGAGTATAAAAGACAGATTGATAAAATAGAAAATGAAAAAGTAGAACAATATCACAGTCTTAAAAAATCAAGAATAATTGTTATTCTGTTTATTTTGATTTCTCTTATTTTGCTTTTTCTGATTATTACCTTAGTTAAAAATATCAGATTTAAGAAAAAGCACAATTTAGAGCTTCTTAAAGCCAAAGAAATTGCTGAAGAAGCCTCACTGCTTAAAACTCAATTTATTTCGACTATAAGCCATGAATTGCGTACTCCGCTTTATGGTGTTGTAGGTATAACAAATATGCTTCTCGAAGAGCATAAAGAATTATCTCAAAGCCAGCATTTAAGTGCTTTGAAATTTTCTGCCAGATATTTACTGTCCCTGGTAAATGATATTCTTCAAATTAATAAAATAGAAGAAAATAAAGTTGTTCTGGAAACTTTGACATTTAATATTTCGGATGAAATTACAATGATCAAAAATTCACTTTCCTTTTTATCTCAGAAAAACAATAATAAAATCAATGTATCAATTGATCCTAATATTCCGGAGTATTTGATTGGGGATAAATTAAGATTGGCTCAGATTTTAATGAATTTAGTTAGTAATGCATTGAAATTTACTAAAGACGGAGAAGTTGAAATAGTTGTAAATCTTGATAGAATAGAGAGAAAATTATACTTTCTGGATTTTCTTATAAAGGATAATGGTGTTGGAATTGCTGCTGTTGATCAAGGAAAAATCTTTGAAAAATTTGTTCAGGTAGGAAGAAAAGATGAAGATTATCAGGGAACCGGATTAGGGCTGAGTATTGTAAAAAAATTGTTAGGGCTTTTTGGAAGTTCAATAAGTTTAGTAAGTGATATTGGCGAAGGAACTTCTTTTTCGTTTGTAATTCCGTTTGAATACGATCCTGAAAAAACTAAAAGTATTATTGAAGAAATTGAAGTTGATTTGACTTCTAATGAAGTGTTTAAGATTTTAATTGTCGAAGATAATCTTATTAATCAGTTGGTTACTAAGAAAATTATTGAAAAGAACAATTACATCTGCAAAGTTGTAGATGATGGATTTGGTGCACTTAAAATCTTAGAAAATGAAACGTTTGATCTTATTTTAATGGATATAAACATGCCACTAATGAATGGATTTGAAACGACTAAGCGAATTCGTTTGCAAGGTATAAAAACACCAATTGTTGCTCTTACTGCTTTTGATAAAGACGAAATAGCAGAGGAAGCCATTTCGTCAGGAATAAATGATATTATTATAAAACCATTTGAGCCGGTTAAGTTATTTAAAATTATAAATTACTTAATAAGTGAAGTAAAAAATACCGGTCAGGATCATACAAGCATAAAAAAACAACACGGATTTCACTAA
- the aroC gene encoding chorismate synthase, with protein MAGNSYGTLYKVTTFGESHGEALGGIIDGCPSGIELDLEAIEVEMSRRKPGQSAIVTQRKEPDAVQFLSGIFEGKTTGTPIGFIIPNTNQKSDDYSHIKDNYRPSHADYVYDQKYGFRDYRGGGRSSARETASRVVAGAIAKQMLPQIKINAYVSSVGPIHLDTPYQDLDFSKIESNPVRCPDEKSAEIMEEYIRDIRKQGDTVGGVVSCVIQNVPVGLGEPVFDKLHAELGKAMLSINAVKGFEYGSGFSGSEMKGSEHNDLYNPDGTTKTNLSGGIQGGISNGMDIYFRVAFKPVATIMQTQDSLDNKGNITPMTGKGRHDPCVVPRAVPIVEAMAAIVLADFYLINKTY; from the coding sequence ATGGCAGGAAATAGCTACGGCACCCTATATAAAGTTACTACATTTGGAGAATCTCATGGTGAAGCTTTAGGTGGAATTATTGATGGATGCCCATCAGGAATAGAACTTGATCTGGAAGCAATTGAAGTTGAAATGTCTCGAAGAAAACCAGGACAATCAGCAATCGTAACGCAAAGAAAAGAACCGGATGCAGTTCAGTTTTTATCCGGTATTTTTGAAGGTAAAACAACAGGAACTCCAATTGGTTTTATTATTCCGAATACAAATCAAAAATCAGATGATTACTCTCATATAAAAGATAATTACAGACCAAGTCATGCCGATTATGTTTATGATCAAAAATATGGTTTTCGTGATTATCGTGGTGGCGGAAGAAGTTCAGCAAGAGAAACAGCAAGCAGAGTAGTAGCTGGTGCGATTGCGAAACAAATGTTGCCACAAATTAAAATTAACGCTTACGTTTCTTCAGTTGGTCCAATTCATTTGGATACTCCATATCAGGATTTAGATTTTTCAAAAATAGAAAGTAACCCTGTTCGTTGTCCGGATGAAAAATCGGCGGAGATTATGGAAGAATATATTCGTGATATCCGCAAACAGGGAGATACTGTTGGTGGAGTTGTTTCATGTGTAATTCAAAACGTTCCGGTAGGTTTAGGCGAACCTGTTTTTGATAAATTACATGCCGAATTAGGAAAAGCAATGCTTTCTATAAATGCTGTAAAAGGGTTTGAATATGGAAGCGGATTTTCTGGTTCTGAAATGAAAGGAAGTGAACACAATGATTTATACAATCCTGACGGAACTACAAAAACAAATCTTTCGGGAGGAATTCAGGGAGGAATCAGCAACGGAATGGATATTTATTTTAGAGTAGCTTTTAAACCTGTTGCAACTATCATGCAAACTCAGGATTCATTAGATAATAAAGGAAATATTACACCAATGACCGGAAAAGGACGTCATGATCCGTGTGTAGTACCTCGCGCAGTGCCAATTGTCGAGGCAATGGCAGCGATTGTTTTGGCTGATTTTTATTTAATCAACAAAACATATTAA